In Pseudomonas sp. ADAK2, the genomic window TTCATGGCGCAGGCCGAGGCGTTGGGCAGGATGCAGCCGAGGCTGGCAATACAGATAAACAATGGAATCAGCAGCGGCCATAGCTGTTCGGTGTGCATTGAGCTGACCGCCAGCAATGTCAGGCCCGCGCCCAGGTAAATCCACACTGTCCGAGCCAACAGGAACGCCGGCCCGCGCTTGGCCAACAGTCGCGCATTGACCTGCGCCACCAGGATAAAGCCCGCCGCGTTGGTGCCGAACAACCAGCCGAAATGCTCGGCCGGCACGCCGTAGAGCTTGATAAAGACAAACGGCGAACCGGAGATGTAGGCGAACATCCCGGCGACGGCGAGGCCGCCGGTCAGGGCGTGGCCGAGGTAGACCGGATCGGCCAACAAGCGACCGTACTGACGCAACGCCCCCTTCAACGGTTGACGCGGCACATAGTCCGGCAGGCTTTCCGGCAAGCCGAGGGCCACGGCCAAGGCGGCCAGGGCGCTGAACCCGGTCAGCACGAGGAAGATCGATTGCCAGCCGGTGGTGTTGACCAACAACCCGCCGAGCATCGGCGCAAGAATCGGCGCCAGGCCCATCACCAGCATCAGTTGCGAAAAGACTTTTGCCGAGCCCACCGCATCGCATTTATCGCTGACCACCGCCCGGGAGATCACCATCCCCGCGCAACCGCCCAGTGCCTGGACGAATCGCGCGCCCATCAGCCATTCCAGGTTCGGCGCAAAGGCACAGGCCAGGGACGCTGCGGTGAATAAGCCGACGCCGGTGAGCAACGGAATACGCCGGCCGAAACGATCCGCTACCGGACCGTAGAGCAACTGACCAATGGACAGGCCGAGGAAATACGCGGCGAGGGTCATTTGCACGTGTTTTTCGTCAGTGCCGAACGACTGCGCGATAGACGGGAACGCCGGCAAGTAGAAATCGATCGCCAGCGGACCGAAAGCGGTCAGGGCACCAAGAATCAGAATGGTACGGAAGTTCATCAGGCATCCAGTTGGGCGTGAGTCGGCAGCTCGACAGTCTAGCCGCGTGGGGACGCCTTGAACATTCCGATAGGTCGCTAACTATTAAAAACCCCTGAATGAATGCAAAACCAATGTGGGAGGATGGCTTCAGGCGACTTTGGCGTCGTAGCCTTCTTCGGTGATGGCAGCGATCACTTGCTCCGCCGTCAAACCGCTTTCGACGCCGACTTCTTTTGTCGCCAGATCCACCCGCACACTGGCCGCAGGGTCCTTGGCTTGCACGGCTTGGGTGATGGCCTTGACGCAGTGACCGCAGGACATGCCTTGAACGTTGAACACTTGCATGGCGTAACTCCTTGAGTGAGGTTGCGGGCATTCTTGAGCTTGCCACCATGGCAAGGTCAAGTTCTGAAACAAACTGCCGGGCTGGCATTCGGCGTCGCGCTCGGCCAAGCTGCGTCATCAATGACCCGACCTCAGGAGATTCAGCCATGCGATGGTCAGCTCTCAGCCTGTTTGGCTTCCTCAGCCTTTTTGCCGCCCTGCCCTCGGCCAATGCCGCCGGGGAGGACTATGGCGTACTGATCATTTCCCGCGAGCGCCTGGAAGTCGCGACCTCCTGTGAGATCGGCGTGTACATCCAGGATCAACTGTCGGCGCGGCTGTTCCAGGAACAGAGCACCTCGTTCAACCTGCCGCCGGGCAATGTTTCGCTGCGCCTGAAACTGCTGCCGGGCCAGGCGCCGGGCTGCAACCCGGGAATGCTCGCGCCGGGCTCGCAGAACATTACGCTCAAGGCCGGGGACGTGTTGAAGTACCGGATTGCGATGACACAGGAAGGGATGTACCTCAAGCCCGCCGCTCTCGAATATTGATCCCCACCTGATCGTTCCCACGCTCTGCGTGGGAATGCAGCCCGGGACGCTCTGCGTCCCAAAAGCCGAACGCGGAGCGTCCGTTGAGGCATTCCCACGCGGAACGTGGGAACGATCATGCGATCATGCGGCGATCCTTTGATCTGAGACATGGCGCTTGACCTTGCCCGCATGGCAAGGTTGATCCTGTAGGCACTTTCTACAGGGAGCGTGACCGATGTCCGAATCCACCACTTTCGATCTGCCGATTGCCGGCATGACCTGCGCCAGTTGCGCCGGGCGTGTCGAGCGTGCCTTGAGCAAAGTCATCGGCGCCACTGCCGTCAGCGTCAACCTCGCCACCGAGCAGGCGCGCATCCAGGCCCCCAGCGACAGCTTGCCGGCGTTGATGGACGCAGTGCAGCAAGCCGGTTACAGCGTGCCGCAGCAAAGTCTGGAATTGAGCATCGACGGCATGACCTGCGCTTCCTGCGTCGGCCGGGTCGAACGCGCCTTGACCAAGGTGCCGGGGGTGAAGAGCGTCAGCGTCAACCTGGCCAACGAACGCGCCCACCTCGAATTGCTCGGCCAGATCGCCCCACAAATCCTGATCGCCGCCGTGACCAAGGCCGGCTACAACGCCAGTGTCTGGGAAGTCGAACACCCCACCGATAATCAACAAACCCGCCTGCAACGTGAACGCTGGATCCTGCTCGCCGCCATCGCCCTCGCTTTGCCGCTGGTGTTGCCGATGCTGCTGCAACCGTTCGGCGTGCACTGGATGCTGCCGGCCTGGGCGCAATTTGCCCTGGCCACACCGGTGCAATTTATCTTCGGTGCACGCTTCTACGTCGCTGCCTGGAAAGCCGTGCGCGCCGGTGCCGGCAACATGGATTTGCTCGTCGCCCTGGGCACCAGCGCCGGTTATGGCTTGAGTTTGTACGAATGGGCGACTGCCGCCGGGCGCATGCCGCATCTGTATTTCGAAGCCTCGGCAGTGGTCATCGCGCTGGTGCTGCTGGGCAAATACCTGGAAAGCCGCGCCAAACGCCAGACCGCCAGCGCCATTCGCGCACTGGAAGCGCTGCGTCCGGAACGGGCGATTCAGGTGATCGACGGCCGTGAACTAGACGTCGCCATCAGCGCCTTGCGCCTGAATGATCTGGTGATGGTCAAGCCTGGCGAACGTTTCCCGGTGGACGGCGAAGTGGTGGAAGGCCAGAGCCATGCCGACGAAGCGCTGATCAGCGGCGAAAGCCTGCCGGTGCCGAAACAACCCGGCGACAAAGTCACCGGCGGCGCAATCAATGGCGAAGGCCGCTTGCTGGTACGCACCTTGGCCCTCGGCGCCGAAACCGTATTGGCGCGCATCATTCGTCTAGTCGAAGACGCCCAAGCCGCGAAGGCACCGATCCAGAAACTGGTGGATAAAGTCAGCCAGGTGTTCGTGCCGACAGTGTTGGTGCTGGCCCTGGCGACCTTGATCGGTTGGTGGCTGTACGGCGCGCCGATTGAAACCGCGCTGATCAATGCTGTCGCGGTGCTGGTGATCGCTTGTCCTTGCGCTTTGGGGCTGGCAACACCGACAGCGATCATGGCCGGCACCGGCGTGGCGGCGCGCTACGGGATTCTGATCAAGGACGCCGAAGCACTGGAACGCGCCCATGAAGTCAGCGCCGTGGTCTTCGATAAGACCGGCACCCTGACCTCCGGTGCGCCGCGTATCGCGCATTTGAGTGCACTGGACGGTGACGAAGCCGCCCTGCTGCAAATGGCCGGTGCGCTGCAACGGGGCAGCGAACACCCATTGGCCAAGGCTGTTCTGGATGTCTGCGCCGAACGCGGGCTGGACGTGGCCGACGTCACCGACAGCCAATCGCTGACCGGGCGCGGCATCGCCGGCACACTCGACGGTCGTCGCTTGGCGTTGGGCAATCGTCGTCTGTTGGAAGAAAGCGCGTTGAGCGCAGGTTCCTTGGCCGACTCCGCAACAGCCTGGGAAACCGAAGGCCGGACCTTGTCGTGGTTGATCGAGCAAAGCCCCGAGCCCCGCGTCCTTGGCCTCTTCGCTTTCGGCGACACCCTCAAACCCGGCGCCCTGCAAGCAGTGCAGCAGCTCAACGCGCGAAACATCAGCAGCCATCTGCTGACCGGCGATAACCGTGGCAGCGCCAAAGTCGTCGCCGAAGCGCTGGGCATCAGCGATGTGCACGCCGAAGTCCTCCCAGCGGACAAAGCCGCCACCGTCGCCGAGCTGAAGAAAACCGGCGTGGTGGCGATGGTCGGCGATGGCATCAACGACGCCCCGGCCCTGGCTGCGGCGGATATCGGCATCGCCATGGGCGGTGGCACCGATGTGGCGATGCACGCTGCCGGGATCACCCTGATGCGCGGCGATCCACGATTGGTGCCAGCGGCGCTGGAGATCAGCCGCAAGACCTACGCGAAGATCCGCCAGAACCTGTTCTGGGCCTTCGTCTATAACCTGATCGGCATTCCGCTGGCGGCGTTCGGCTTCCTCAACCCGGTGCTGGCGGGCGCGGCGATGGCGCTGTCGAGCGTCAGCGTGGTGAGCAATGCGCTACTGTTGAAAACCTGGAAACCCAAGGATCTGGAGGACAACCGATGAACATCGGCCAAGCGGCCCGCCACAGTGGCCTGAGTGCGAAGATGATCCGTTATTACGAGTCCATCGGCTTGCTCAAGGCCGCCCATCGCACCGACAGCGGCTACCGGGTCTATGGTGATGACGACCTGCACACGCTGGCGTTCATCAAGCGCTCCCGTGACTTGGGGTTTTCGCTGGAAGAGGTCGGCAAGTTGCTGACCTTATGGCAGGACCGCCAGCGGGCCAGCGCCGACGTGAAGGCCCTGGCCCGTCAGCACATCGACGAGTTGAACCAGAAGATCCGCGAACTCGGCCAGTTGCGCGACACCTTGCAGGACCTGGTCGAGCACTGCCAGGGCGACCATCGCCCCGACTGCCCGATTCTCAAGGAGCTGGCGTCGGGTTGCTGCGCTGCACCTTCCCGCGCCTGAAGGACAAACCCTTTACCACCAGCAACGTGGTGAGGGGAATGCCATGGAACAACAGCACCACCGCGCCGGGCGTCCACCAGGCATAGAACGGCGCGGCGATCAGCATGCCGATGCCGAAACCGGTCATTTGCAGCAACGTCAGGAAACTGAAGATCGGCAGGCGCAGGTGATCCGGCTCCCGTTGCAGGCGCGACATCAGGCCGACTTCGGAAAATCCATCGCCCAACCCGGCCGGCAAAGAGAACAGCAGCAGACCGTACAGCGTCTGCTGCTGGAACATCAGGATGAAGCCGCAGGACATCAACAGCACGCCATAGAAAAAACGTCGTTCCAGGTTGATGTTGTCCGAGCCTTTGAGCCGACTGGCAATCCGCGCGCCGATCAGTTTGCCGCTGGCCCACACCGCCAGCATCAGGCCGAGCGTGGTGCTGGCGGATTCTGGCGTCAGCAGCCGCGAGATGATCGGGAAACCGACGTTGTGCGCCGCGCTGCCCAACGTATCTGCCATGGCCACCGCGAGCATCGCCGCCAACACCGGGGCGCTGCGCAAACCTTGCAGCAAGGCTGACCATTCTCCGCGCTCGCTTTTTGATTCAGTGCTCGTTGCTACCGTGTGAAAACGCAACGGCACAATCAACAACGCCGCCAGCAGGTAAGTGACCACGTTCAGCGCGAACACCGCTTCAAAGCCAAACGCCGCGACCACCAGCCCCGCCACCAGACTGCCAGCGACCATGGCAATGGATGCTGCCGACGTGATCCAGGCGTTGGTCTTGAGCAAGTGTTCGCGGTCGATCAGGTTCGGCAACTGGCTGTTGAGGCCGATGGCGAACATCGAATTACCGAAGCCCAGGCCGAAGGCAATCACCGGCAGCAGCAACGCTTGCTGGGCCACCGGCAGAATCAGCAGCAAACCGAGCACCCCGGCGCGCAATAAATCGAAGGCAATCAGCGGCAGGCGCCCGGCCACGCGACGGTAGAACGGAGTGCCAATCAGACTGGCAAAAATCCCCCCGGACACGCGGCTGGCAAGGAAGATCGCCACGCTCATCGCGCTGTTGCTGAGGACATAAACGTAAGTGACCAGGGCGACCATGTTGAGGAACGCGCCGAAATCGGAGATCAGGCGGGCAGTGATGATCAGGTGGGCATTGCGGGTGGAGTTCACATTCAATCCTTGAGTGTGAGAGGTGTTTTAGATCCCTACGGGGTGTTGCGTGTCTTGCAAAAAAACCCGGCCTAAACCGGGTTTTTCGTCAACCGATCACTGCATCCACGGTGGAGGCGGTTCTTCGGTTTTGCTCGGTGGCGCATCATCGGCTGCGCGCACCGCTTGCTTGCGCTCTTCATCCAGGCGTGCCGCCTCGATTTCGCGGATGACGCCGCCCACATCGGCCAGCTCTTCCGGTTCATCGAACTCGCCGGTGAGGATGCTCGCCGGGTGCAAGGTGCCGGCTTCGTACAGGGCCCACATTTCCTTGGCGTACTTGGTCTTTTTCAACTCCGGCGCAAACCGCCCGAAGTAAGACGCCATGTTGCCCACGTCGCGCTCCAGCATCGTGAACGCGTGGTTGTTGCCCGCTGCGTCGACCGCTTGCGGCAAGTCGATGATCACCGGGCCGCTCGGGGTCAACAGCACGTTGAACTCCGAAAGGTCACCGTGCACCAGACCGGTACACAACATCAGCACGATCTGGGAGATCAGGAACGTGTGGTATTCACGGGCCTGGTCCGGCTCCAGCACCACGTCGTTCAGACGCGGCGCGGCATCGCCGTATTCATCGGCCACCAGCTCCATCAGCAGTACGCCTTCAAGGAAGTCGTACGGCTTGGGCACCCGCACCCCGGCACCGGCCAGACGAAACAGGGCCGCCACTTCGGCGTTCTGCCAGGCGTCCTCGGTTTCTTTCTTGCCGAACTTGGAGCCCTTGGCCATCGCCCGAGCCTGTCGGCTGTTGCGGACCTTGCGGCCTTCCTGATACTCGGCCGCCTGGCGGAAACTGCGTTTATTCGCCTCCTTGTAGACCTTCGCGCAACGTAGCTCGTTACCGCAGCGCACCACATAAACAGCTGCTTCTTTACCACTCATGAGTGGGCGCAGCACCTCGTCGACCAGACCGTCCTCGATCAGGGGTTCAATGCGTTTTGGAGTCTTCATCAGCTTTTATTGTGGGTCCTTTATTACCAAACACGCGAAAGTCATTCGTTATACGGCAATCCTCGCAACTCGGGGAGGGGTTGCCGACCTATGAACATTGCAGATGCACACAATGTGCCGAATTTATCCGAAAAATCACGCCCCTATCAGCGACCGCTGAAGATCATAGCCGACCCGCCGGCACGTGTTGGTGCAGGGATGCGAGGGCATTTACGACAGAAGCTGACATCTGCATTCCTCCTATTTGTCGGATTTTTCTCAACGGGCCTCAATTTCCCCTTTTTTCGGCCGAAGTCCTCAGAGAGAAAAGGATTTGTCCGACAATCGTCCCGACTAAAAAGACGATGCCGCCCTCAAGGAACCGAGCCCTTCTACACCGTTTTCGGCTGCCAATAATCCGCGAGTCATCTGCACTGCGTGGGCCAACAAGAAAATCTGGAGCGCGGATGAACATCAAACAGAAGTTGACCTGGGCGTTTGCAATCATCGCCTGCTTACCCGTGGTGCTGGTCGCCACCCTGGTCGTGCTGAACTTGCGCAGCGATGCCAAGGACGATTTCGTCGACAGCAGCGGCCGCGAGATCCGTCAGGTCAGCAATGCCATGCAGCTGTTCTTTGACGGTATCAGCCAGAACGTCGACTACCTGGCGTCGCAACCGCTGATCAAGAACACCGACGACAGCCTCAAGACCTACATGGCGGCCAACGCCGAGAGCATCCCCCAGGGCGAGATGGACAAAAAGGTCTTCGCCTTCCTCCAGGACCTGGGCAACAGCCACCCGTCCTACGCCTACGCGATCGTCGGCACCGCGGCCGGCGGTTATGTGTCCTGGCCCGACGACGCAAAACTGAGCAATTACGATCCGCGCCAGCGCCCCTGGTACAAGGCGGCCCAGGCCAAACCGGGTAAACCGTTTCGCACGGAGGCCTATTACTGGGCCCAGGACGATGCGACCTACGTCAGCACCGTGCGCACCATCGACAACAAGTTGGGCAGCAACGGCGGCGTGGTCAGCATCGACGTGACGCTCAAGCAGCTCACCGAAATCGTCAAACAGATCAAGCTCGGCGAAACCGGCTACCTGATGCTGCTGGAAAACAGCGGCACCGTGCTGGTTGATCCGAAGCAGCCTGAGCACAACTTCAAGGCCCTGAGCAGCCTCGGCGAAGGCTATGCGCAACTGGCCAAGGCCGGCAAAGGCCTGGTGGAAGTGGAGCTGAATGGCGAGCGCTACATGGCCAATGTCTGGCCGTCGGAGCAACTGGGCTGGACCTTTATCGGCCTGATCAAGCAAACCGACGTGATGAGCTCGGCCACCCAACTGACTTGGCTGATCGCAATCATCGCCGCCGTGTTGGCGGTGTTTTTCGCCATCGTCGGCGCCAGCTTTGCCAGTGTCATCGTGCGGCCGATCCGCAGCGTGGCCAGCGGTCTGGAAGGCATCGCCCAAGGTGAAGGCGACCTGACCAAGAACCTTGAAATCCGTGGCAGCGACGAAACCGCGCAACTGGCCAACTGGTTCAACCAGTTCCTGTCGGCGATTCGCAACCTGATTCAAAGCATCGGCGGCGCCGCCAATCGAATTCTCGCCACCTCCCAGAGCTCGACCCGGGTCTCCAGCGACATGGCCGAAGCCGCCGGGCGCCAGCGTGAAGCGGTGGACATGGTGTCCACGGCGTTCCACGAAATGGTCGCCACCGCCAACGAAGTCGCCCGCTCATGCAGCCAGGCCGCCGAGTCGGCCGACAGCGGCCAGCGCCAGGCCCGCGAAGGTCAGCAGCAGATCGATGCCGCGGTCACCAGCGTCGATCGCTTGAGCCAGGAAATTGAATCGTCGGCGCAGTCGATGCAGCAACTGGAACGCGACAGCAATGACATTCAGTCGATTCTGGGGACGATTCGCTCGATTGCCGAACAGACCAACCTGCTGGCGCTGAACGCGGCGATTGAAGCGGCACGGGCCGGCGAACAAGGGCGTGGCTTTGCGGTGGTGGCGGATGAAGTCCGGGCACTGGCGAAACGGACTGCTGACTCCACAGCGGAAATCGACGGTTTGCTCGGCAACCTCGCCAAACGTACCAGCCAGGTCACGCAGCAGATGCATGCGAGCCTGGAAGTGTCGCAGCAATCGGTCACGCGCATTGGCGAAGCGCGCAGCAGCTTCGGGCTGATTCGTGAGTCGGTGGATGTGATTCGCGATATGAACACGCAGATCGCGACGGCAGCCGAAGAACAGCATCAGGTGGCGGAAGACATCAATCGGCATATCAGCCAGATTCATGGTGATGCGCAGTTGGTGGCGGAGTTGGCGAACTCGGCGCGCCTGGATTCCCAGAGCCTGGCCGGGTTGTCGAATGAGCTGGATGGGTTGGTTCGGCGGTTCAGGACCTGATCCGCACCGATACCTGTGGCGAGGGAGCTTGCTCCCGCTCGGCTGCGAAGCAGTCGCAAACCGGAAAACGCGAAATACCTGATACACCGCGTTGACCGAATTGGGACCGCTTCGCGCTCCAGCGGGAGCAAGCTCCCTCGCCACAATTACTGCCGAAACAATTCCCCCGGGGTAAACCCGAACAACCCCTTGAACGCCGCGATAAACGCCGACGTCGAGTCATACCCACAGGCCAGCGCGGCATTGGTCACGCTGTCGCCCTCCTCCAGCAAACTCAGCGACGACAACAGCCGCGCGCGCTGGCGCCAGCCGCGAAAGCTCAAGCCGGTTTCACGCTGAAACAAGCGCATCAGGGTTTTCTCCGACGTGCCCAAGCGTCCCGCCCACACCTGCAACGTCACGTTTAGCTCAGGGTTCTCGATCAGCTCGTTGCATAACCCGAGCAAGCGTTCATGCCGGGGCAATGGCAGCGAGAACGCCACTTCTGGCAGATTCGCCAACTGATCCAGCAACACATTCACCAGCCGCGCTTCCTGGCTGTCGCCCTGTGGATACTCCACCGGCAACAGGCAGAAACTCTTGATCAGCTCTCGAGCCAGCGGCGTCACTTCCAGCACCCGACATCGCTCGTCCGCCCATGCGCAATCCTCGCGGCGCACATACAGGCTGCGCATCTCGGCGCGCATCGAGGTCACCACCTGGTGTTCGAGATCGGCGGGAATCCAGATGCCCCACTGCGGCGGCGCGAAGAAACTGCCCTCGGCGGTGTGCACGCCGAGCACGCCACTGATGGCG contains:
- the cueR gene encoding Cu(I)-responsive transcriptional regulator codes for the protein MNIGQAARHSGLSAKMIRYYESIGLLKAAHRTDSGYRVYGDDDLHTLAFIKRSRDLGFSLEEVGKLLTLWQDRQRASADVKALARQHIDELNQKIRELGQLRDTLQDLVEHCQGDHRPDCPILKELASGCCAAPSRA
- a CDS encoding AraC family transcriptional regulator — its product is MTSNGQLSLERSIPALTALPRPLFARAESLNAGSWTPPHRHDWVQFSYAISGVLGVHTAEGSFFAPPQWGIWIPADLEHQVVTSMRAEMRSLYVRREDCAWADERCRVLEVTPLARELIKSFCLLPVEYPQGDSQEARLVNVLLDQLANLPEVAFSLPLPRHERLLGLCNELIENPELNVTLQVWAGRLGTSEKTLMRLFQRETGLSFRGWRQRARLLSSLSLLEEGDSVTNAALACGYDSTSAFIAAFKGLFGFTPGELFRQ
- a CDS encoding multidrug effflux MFS transporter: MNFRTILILGALTAFGPLAIDFYLPAFPSIAQSFGTDEKHVQMTLAAYFLGLSIGQLLYGPVADRFGRRIPLLTGVGLFTAASLACAFAPNLEWLMGARFVQALGGCAGMVISRAVVSDKCDAVGSAKVFSQLMLVMGLAPILAPMLGGLLVNTTGWQSIFLVLTGFSALAALAVALGLPESLPDYVPRQPLKGALRQYGRLLADPVYLGHALTGGLAVAGMFAYISGSPFVFIKLYGVPAEHFGWLFGTNAAGFILVAQVNARLLAKRGPAFLLARTVWIYLGAGLTLLAVSSMHTEQLWPLLIPLFICIASLGCILPNASACAMNGQGARAGSASALLGCLQFSIAAGAASLVGFLHDGSAMPMAMVISLCGILVVSVAMLTRRLQNARALAQAEV
- a CDS encoding methyl-accepting chemotaxis protein, encoding MVSTAFHEMVATANEVARSCSQAAESADSGQRQAREGQQQIDAAVTSVDRLSQEIESSAQSMQQLERDSNDIQSILGTIRSIAEQTNLLALNAAIEAARAGEQGRGFAVVADEVRALAKRTADSTAEIDGLLGNLAKRTSQVTQQMHASLEVSQQSVTRIGEARSSFGLIRESVDVIRDMNTQIATAAEEQHQVAEDINRHISQIHGDAQLVAELANSARLDSQSLAGLSNELDGLVRRFRT
- a CDS encoding heavy metal translocating P-type ATPase, with protein sequence MSESTTFDLPIAGMTCASCAGRVERALSKVIGATAVSVNLATEQARIQAPSDSLPALMDAVQQAGYSVPQQSLELSIDGMTCASCVGRVERALTKVPGVKSVSVNLANERAHLELLGQIAPQILIAAVTKAGYNASVWEVEHPTDNQQTRLQRERWILLAAIALALPLVLPMLLQPFGVHWMLPAWAQFALATPVQFIFGARFYVAAWKAVRAGAGNMDLLVALGTSAGYGLSLYEWATAAGRMPHLYFEASAVVIALVLLGKYLESRAKRQTASAIRALEALRPERAIQVIDGRELDVAISALRLNDLVMVKPGERFPVDGEVVEGQSHADEALISGESLPVPKQPGDKVTGGAINGEGRLLVRTLALGAETVLARIIRLVEDAQAAKAPIQKLVDKVSQVFVPTVLVLALATLIGWWLYGAPIETALINAVAVLVIACPCALGLATPTAIMAGTGVAARYGILIKDAEALERAHEVSAVVFDKTGTLTSGAPRIAHLSALDGDEAALLQMAGALQRGSEHPLAKAVLDVCAERGLDVADVTDSQSLTGRGIAGTLDGRRLALGNRRLLEESALSAGSLADSATAWETEGRTLSWLIEQSPEPRVLGLFAFGDTLKPGALQAVQQLNARNISSHLLTGDNRGSAKVVAEALGISDVHAEVLPADKAATVAELKKTGVVAMVGDGINDAPALAAADIGIAMGGGTDVAMHAAGITLMRGDPRLVPAALEISRKTYAKIRQNLFWAFVYNLIGIPLAAFGFLNPVLAGAAMALSSVSVVSNALLLKTWKPKDLEDNR
- a CDS encoding heavy-metal-associated domain-containing protein, with protein sequence MQVFNVQGMSCGHCVKAITQAVQAKDPAASVRVDLATKEVGVESGLTAEQVIAAITEEGYDAKVA
- a CDS encoding MFS transporter, with protein sequence MNSTRNAHLIITARLISDFGAFLNMVALVTYVYVLSNSAMSVAIFLASRVSGGIFASLIGTPFYRRVAGRLPLIAFDLLRAGVLGLLLILPVAQQALLLPVIAFGLGFGNSMFAIGLNSQLPNLIDREHLLKTNAWITSAASIAMVAGSLVAGLVVAAFGFEAVFALNVVTYLLAALLIVPLRFHTVATSTESKSERGEWSALLQGLRSAPVLAAMLAVAMADTLGSAAHNVGFPIISRLLTPESASTTLGLMLAVWASGKLIGARIASRLKGSDNINLERRFFYGVLLMSCGFILMFQQQTLYGLLLFSLPAGLGDGFSEVGLMSRLQREPDHLRLPIFSFLTLLQMTGFGIGMLIAAPFYAWWTPGAVVLLFHGIPLTTLLVVKGLSFRRGKVQRSNPTPAP
- a CDS encoding PA4780 family RIO1-like protein kinase, which encodes MKTPKRIEPLIEDGLVDEVLRPLMSGKEAAVYVVRCGNELRCAKVYKEANKRSFRQAAEYQEGRKVRNSRQARAMAKGSKFGKKETEDAWQNAEVAALFRLAGAGVRVPKPYDFLEGVLLMELVADEYGDAAPRLNDVVLEPDQAREYHTFLISQIVLMLCTGLVHGDLSEFNVLLTPSGPVIIDLPQAVDAAGNNHAFTMLERDVGNMASYFGRFAPELKKTKYAKEMWALYEAGTLHPASILTGEFDEPEELADVGGVIREIEAARLDEERKQAVRAADDAPPSKTEEPPPPWMQ